Below is a window of Apodemus sylvaticus chromosome 5, mApoSyl1.1, whole genome shotgun sequence DNA.
TGTGAATTCCCTTATGTCTCCACgctgaggaggtagagacaggtagcTCTCTGGGGCTTGCTGCTGGCGGGTTAACCTACTAGGAAGAGCTCCAAACCAGCGAGagagttttcttttctcaaagaaaaggCGAGGCAACTCCCCCTGAGTGCACACGCAGCCTCTCCAGTGAATCTTGcaaccctgccccacccccatgcctcTCTTTCTCTTAGCCCTCCCATGTACACTTACAGTAAGGTGTCCTTCACaagtctcccctctctctctttgccacCAGCAACATGAAGCTGCCCTTCAGGCAGGAGAAATTGTTCCAGCCTGTGGCACAGTAAGTAGACCCTTTCTCCTTGGATTCTGGCCCCAGGAGTGGGAGCTGCCTCCCTCACACTGGCTCTTCTTGATTACAGGTTACAGTACCCTCAGCCTAAGCTGCTGGAGCGCGGGTAGGTGTCAGGGAATGACCTGGGAGTGACAGGGAGAGGGACCACAGAGATCCAGTGTGGCCAGAGGGTGGTGAGGATGGTGAAGATGGTGAGGATAGTGAAGGTGGTGAGGATGGTGAGGATGGTGAGGATAGTGAGGGTGGTGAGGATGGTGAGGGTGGTGAGGATGGTGAGGATGTTGGAGGGACCAATATCAAAGAGGACCTGGGCCCCAAAGAGTCAGGGAGCTAAGCTCCACCTGTCACTGACTGTGTGACCTTAGGCAGTTGGCCATCTGCTCTGAGCTTTACCTTTTGAGATCATATACTACCTCCTTTGTAGAAGGCTGGAACAGTAAACAGCAGGACATGTAACTGTGGGGCATGCCTTACTTAGGGGCATGCCACCTATGGTACAGTCTATCACCTTATGAGTGCTAGGACCCTCCAGAGCACGGGTTCTCAACCTgcctaaggctgtgaccctttaaacagttcctcatgttatggtgaccctcCCCACCATAAAAatactttgttgctacttcagaactgtaattttgctagtggtATGATtcataaatgtaaatatctgatatacaactagtgtaggggtcatgacccacatgtGGAGAACCAATGCTCTAGACCCTCTCTGTCCATCCCAACTCCCACGCTTCCCAGTCCTAGCCAGAGATAGCTGTTATTATCCCCACTTTCGCATGGGGAAACCGAGGCCCAGCAAACAGGGCCAAGATGCTGCCCAGGCTTCCGAACAGGGAGGCTCCCATGGCCTGAGCCTCCCCCGTGCCAGACCCACAGAGCTGCTGACACTCACCCCCTGGTTGGCACCCATCATCTCCGAGGGAACCTTCCACCCGGAGCTTCTGAAGAATATGTACCAGCCAATGAACCTGACCATTGGAGTCACCGTGTTTGCCGTGGGGAAGTAAGTGATGGATAAGGCAGGGGTGGGGCTTGGTCTCCGTGAGCCACAGGGGTTTCTGGTCTAGGGAGGATCCAGCCTGGGCAAGTGCAGTGGGGTGATGTGAGAGCTTTCTGATGTCAGGCCTCACCTGCCAAGGAAAGGGATTTGTGAGAAGCCCAGACAAGGATCAGCAGGCTATGAGGAGAGACTTTGTCCTCCCTACCTGTCCTTGTCCCTACGTGGCCTTTCCTTTACCTCCATCTGGGACTGTGTTTGGGCCCTAGGACTTAAAGTACTGGCCAGATGAAATATGGATGGCACAGATCCGGTGGGCCCTGGCTTAGGGATGGATCCATGCCATGtattctgctgtgtgtctgtcccCTGTGTCTAGCAATCATCTTCCCTTGATTCTGCCCCCTGGCAGCCTCTCAGTTCTTCCTCCTAGTGttcagtgtgagtgtgtataaaaTGATCAAGTTTCTGAGCAGAGCATTCAGACTAAGATAGATCGTAGGAATCCCAAACAACACTGCCAGCAATTAGTAAATAATCAGTCAAAGCACAGTGACTGAGTAAGTAAGGCCCAGGGTAGAATGAAGGAAATAACTCCTGACAGCTGTCTCTgtaggcatacatacacataaacaaacaaacaaacaaacaaacaaataaataaataaataaataaataaataaatgttttttaaaagaatttaaggaAGCATATTAGACACTGGGGAAGACAGCCCAGCTGGTAAAATGTTTTCATGCAAACATGAAGACCCATGTTTCATGTCCAGcatccatgttaaaaaaaaaaagaaagaaagaaaggcacacAATAGCATTCATCTCTAATCCTAGCTCCAGGGATACAGAGATAGGAGCGTCACTGAGTCTTGCCACTCAGCCAACTTTGCCAGATTATTGAGGTCCACATTCACTCACTATTCAAAAAAATaaggcgcatgcctttaatcccagcacctgggaggcagagacaggaggatctctgtgagtttggggccagcctggtctatagagttagttccaggaaaaaacaaaactggagcaAACGGCAAGGAAAGTGCCCAGGTACCTAGTGTCAACCTCCGGGACACATGTCCACACAGGCACAGGAGAGTAAAGATCAGTCTCAAGTGGCTGTCACATACTGAGTATCCCTGGTATTCCTAATTACAAACATTTGGACCAGAAGTGTCTCACAGTATAGACTTTAACGGTTATACATCTTAATCCAAAGCTCTGAGGCAGGGCTTTCAGATGAGAGGCCCAACTTTGACAAGAACTGTGGGAGTTTGACAGATAAGAAACCCAAGATAAGACCTCAATGACTTCCTGAGGTGGAGAACTAGTGTGTAGACTTCAGTGCATACTGGGGACCCAGGCAGTTGAGGACAGAAGTGGTTAACAGAGCTGTCATCCCCAGGTACACCTGCTTCATTCAGCCCTTCCTGGAGTCAGCTGAAAAGTTCTTTATGCGTGGGTATCAAGTATACTATTACCTCTTTACCAATGATCCTGCAGCCGTTCCCAGAGTTCCCCTGGGCCCTGGTCGGCTCCTCAGCACCATCCCTATTCAGCGTTATTCCCAGTGGGAGGAGATCTCTATGCGCAGAATGGAGACCATCAACAAACACATTGCCAAGAGGGCCCACGAAGAAGTGGATTACCTCTTCTGTGTCGATGTGGATATGGTCTTCCGTAACCCCTGGGGCCCTGAGACCTTGGGGGATCTAGTGGCTGCCATTCACCCAGGCTACTTTGCTGTACCTCGCCAGCAATTCCCTTATGAACGCAGGCAAGTTTCCTCTGCCTTTGTGGCCGACAATGAGGGGGACTTCTATTACAGTGGGGCACTCTTTGGGGGACGGGTGGCCAGGGTGTATGAGTTTACCCGGGCCTGCCACATGGCCATCCTGGCAGACAAAGCCAATAGCATTATGGCAGTCTGGCAAGAGGAGAGCCACCTGAACCACTACTTCCTCTGGCACAAACCATCGAAGTTGCTGTCCCCAGAGTACCTCTGGGATGACAGGAAGCCTCAGCCCCAAAGCCTGAAGGTGATCCGATTCTCCTCAGTGGAAAAAGATAACAACTGGCTGAGGAGCTAACAACCACGCTAAGACCCACCCGGAGCCCTGTCAAAGCCCACCCCATGCCAGGCCCTGTTTACCCCTTGCATACCTCAGTATATCAAGGGAGTCCAACCAGGAAAATGGATACAGAGACAGTGTAAACTATGAGATGTTGTGTACCCACAGTCATAGAGCAGTCCAGCACATGATTGGTTGGACAAGAGGAAGGCATCAAAAAAGACCAGGCCTTTCAGGCCTCCCTTACCTACCATACCAAGGGATGGATGTGCCTTCTTGAGGCAGGCTGGGGAATCCAGCTCTGCTCAAAGTACCTGGGGGCTGCTTCCCCTGATTGTTAGTTAAatatgtttttagttttgttttaatctgccaTGGTGGAGATCCAACCTGGGAAATGCACATTGAAGGGAAATCCTCTGGCTCTGAGCTGGCCACagccctgcctgctgccttgAAGCTTCATGCTAATGTCCTCATCCCAAGTACAATGCTGCTCTTCACTCTGAATTCCTGAGCTAGCTCTGAAAAGGACCAGGCTTGGCTTCCCTCTGGTCCCCTGCATGGTGAGCCACCCTCCCACGCACTGGATGTCTACTTTGTTACATGGTTTGAGGTAGCTTTCAATAAAGATGGTGTATACTAAATCCTGACCGGGATTTTACCTATACAGTGGACTATTTTGCTAGTCTAGATAGTTCTGGGAAATACAAGCAGATTGGATTTCAAACAATCCATATGGGAAGAGGGTTGGTTAATGGTTATTCCAGGAGATAGAGTTAAAGCTGGCTGCTGTTAGAGACTACTTATTCCAATTCTGGGAGCCTGGGTAAGGTGGGT
It encodes the following:
- the Gbgt1 gene encoding globoside alpha-1,3-N-acetylgalactosaminyltransferase 1 isoform X1, yielding MTGRRRALGLTFFLLAGTCLWVLCKYVKDWLLVSYVPYYLPCPEFFNMKLPFRQEKLFQPVAQLQYPQPKLLERGPTELLTLTPWLAPIISEGTFHPELLKNMYQPMNLTIGVTVFAVGKYTCFIQPFLESAEKFFMRGYQVYYYLFTNDPAAVPRVPLGPGRLLSTIPIQRYSQWEEISMRRMETINKHIAKRAHEEVDYLFCVDVDMVFRNPWGPETLGDLVAAIHPGYFAVPRQQFPYERRQVSSAFVADNEGDFYYSGALFGGRVARVYEFTRACHMAILADKANSIMAVWQEESHLNHYFLWHKPSKLLSPEYLWDDRKPQPQSLKVIRFSSVEKDNNWLRS
- the Gbgt1 gene encoding globoside alpha-1,3-N-acetylgalactosaminyltransferase 1 isoform X2, which encodes MKLPFRQEKLFQPVAQLQYPQPKLLERGPTELLTLTPWLAPIISEGTFHPELLKNMYQPMNLTIGVTVFAVGKYTCFIQPFLESAEKFFMRGYQVYYYLFTNDPAAVPRVPLGPGRLLSTIPIQRYSQWEEISMRRMETINKHIAKRAHEEVDYLFCVDVDMVFRNPWGPETLGDLVAAIHPGYFAVPRQQFPYERRQVSSAFVADNEGDFYYSGALFGGRVARVYEFTRACHMAILADKANSIMAVWQEESHLNHYFLWHKPSKLLSPEYLWDDRKPQPQSLKVIRFSSVEKDNNWLRS